A single Natrinema pellirubrum DSM 15624 DNA region contains:
- a CDS encoding poly-gamma-glutamate hydrolase family protein, with product MSDPTLTTRPVARTATGHCTELLYDDGANDDVLICAAHGGGVEPGTGEQALELATRLSDASCWACLGYDEEDAFAAWHPPSSAIDPADYPLLSAIADRGFETVISLHGLADDRVVVGGGVDAPVKRRVCHRLEPAVSPPVEAASDGPYAGVSPANFVNWLADGDRGGLQLEQGPAVRDGEREAVVAALEALVEDGGCRPV from the coding sequence GTGTCGGATCCGACGCTCACGACGCGGCCCGTCGCGCGGACCGCGACGGGACACTGTACGGAACTGCTGTACGACGACGGCGCGAACGACGACGTGTTGATCTGTGCGGCCCACGGTGGCGGGGTCGAACCGGGGACCGGCGAGCAGGCTCTCGAACTCGCGACCCGGCTGTCCGACGCCAGTTGCTGGGCCTGCCTCGGCTACGACGAAGAGGATGCGTTCGCGGCGTGGCATCCGCCCTCGTCGGCCATCGACCCCGCCGACTACCCCCTGTTGTCGGCGATCGCCGACCGCGGCTTCGAGACCGTCATCAGCCTCCACGGGCTCGCCGACGATCGGGTCGTCGTCGGCGGCGGGGTCGACGCCCCTGTCAAGCGACGCGTGTGCCACCGCCTCGAGCCCGCGGTCTCTCCCCCCGTCGAGGCGGCGTCGGACGGCCCCTACGCCGGCGTCAGTCCGGCCAACTTCGTCAACTGGCTCGCCGATGGGGACCGGGGCGGGCTCCAGTTGGAGCAGGGGCCCGCGGTCCGCGACGGCGAGCGCGAGGCGGTCGTCGCCGCGCTCGAGGCCCTCGTCGAAGACGGCGGCTGCCGACCGGTCTGA